A stretch of Dermochelys coriacea isolate rDerCor1 chromosome 6, rDerCor1.pri.v4, whole genome shotgun sequence DNA encodes these proteins:
- the C6H14orf132 gene encoding uncharacterized protein C14orf132 homolog → MDLSFMAAQIPVMGGAFMDSPNEDFGTEYSLFNSSANVHAAASMQNQPEETSRSSNDAILLWIAIIATIGNIVVVGVVYAFTF, encoded by the coding sequence ATTCCTGTTATGGGAGGAGCCTTCATGGACTCACCCAATGAGGACTTTGGTACAGAATACTCCTTGTTTAATTCATCGGCCAATGTCCATGCAGCTGCTTCAATGCAGAACCAGCCGGAAGAGACATCCCGCTCCTCAAACGATGCCATATTGTTATGGATTGCGATCATAGCAACAATTGGAAACATTGTGGTTGTGGGAGTGGTGTATGCCTTCACATTCTAA